The sequence below is a genomic window from Mycobacteroides abscessus ATCC 19977.
GTTTCGAAGACCCCGGCCGCCGCTAGCCGCTGCGCGGCGAAAGAAGTCCCCTACAGAGGAGGGTGAGCTGTTCGGCGGCACGGGACGAACGCTCACTCGGCGCCGCTGCCGCATACATGCCGGATTCGTTGATAGCACCCAGGATCAATTGCGCGGCCATTTGCGGATCGACCGCCTCAACAAGCTCCCCGCGCCGATACAGCTCCTCAAGGATGTCCTGGATCAGGCCCAGCGATCGCCCGCCATCAAGGGCTCTCCAGCGGCTCCATCCCAATGCCATAGGCGCTTCGACAAAGACGATGCGCTGAACAATCGGCTCGCGGGCGAGTACGTCAAGCACGGCAGATCCTATGGCGAGAAAGCGCTCTGCGGGACTTTCGATGCTCGTAAGTGAGTGGTTCACCTCGGCCACCAAGAATCCTTCGGCCCGCTCGAAGACAGCCTCCATGACCTCGGTCATGTTCGCGAAGTGGTGGTACAGGGCGCCGCGTGTCATGCCCGACGCCTCGCTCAGCGACGTGGTGGTCACGCTCGTGAATCCATGCAACGCGAAGA
It includes:
- a CDS encoding TetR/AcrR family transcriptional regulator; the protein is MVPLRQAQALATRQRLVDVATELFALHGFTSVTTTSLSEASGMTRGALYHHFANMTEVMEAVFERAEGFLVAEVNHSLTSIESPAERFLAIGSAVLDVLAREPIVQRIVFVEAPMALGWSRWRALDGGRSLGLIQDILEELYRRGELVEAVDPQMAAQLILGAINESGMYAAAAPSERSSRAAEQLTLLCRGLLSPRSG